The sequence TGAGAGGGCAAAAGAACTGTTAGAAACGGTAGGCCTCAGCTACTATTATATGAATAGGTATCCTCATGAGTTTAGCGGAGGGCAAAGACAGAGAATAAATATTGCCAGGGCATTAACCTTAAACCCGGAACTGTTAGTTTGCGATGAACCTACATCAGCATTGGACGTATCTATACAAGCTCAAGTTTTAAACCTTTTTAAACAATTACAGGAGAAGTTTGAACTGACATATTTGTTTATTTCTCACAGTTTAAATGTAGTTAAATATCTGAGCGATAATATTGCGGTAATGTATCTTGGCAAAATGGTGGAATTAGGAGATTCCAACGGAATATATAAAAAACCCCTTCATCCTTATACTCAGGCACTTTTTTCCGCAATACCTACTGAAGACCCGACTGCCAAAGTTGACAGAATAATCCTGAAAGGCGAAGTACCAAGTCCGCTGAAACCGCCTTCGGGATGTCAATTCCACAACAGATGTCCTTATGCTAAGAGTATTTGTAAGGAATTGTCACCGGAATTAGCGGAAATTGAAAAAGACCATAAGGTTGCCTGCCATATATATGAAGATGGATGGACATCAATGTAAGGGAGAGGATAACAAAATGACAGATAATATTTTGAAAGATAGATTGTGGAAATATATAGATGAAAGAAACGAGGATTTGATAAAACTCTGTAGCCGGCTTATAGCAATTCCAACAGAAAATCCTCCGGGCAATATGGAAGATGTGACTTCGTTTATCTGTAACTATTTAAAGAGTAAGGGTATTTCATATGAAGTCCTAAGACCCAAGGAAAATAAGCCCAATATAGTGGCTAAATACGGAAAAGAAAAGGGAACAAGGCTTTTATTTAACGGTCATTCAGATGTAGTACCGGCCGGAGATTTGAAAAAATGGGATTTCGAACCCTTTTCCGGAGAAGTAAGAGATGGGAGGATTTTAGGAAGAGGAACTTCTGATATGAAAGGAGGCTTAGCATGTATACTATTCGCTATGGGACTTCTTGCAGAAGAAGATGTATCCCTAAATGGGCAGCTTATATTGACTATTGTTCCTGACGAAGAGATAAGCGGAGACATGGGGACAAAATGGCTGGTAGAAGAAGGAATTGTTGACGGAGACTATTGTGTAGTAGCGGAACCGACGGGATATGACAACTGTGAAGTCGGGCAGAAAGGTGCTTTGTGGTTGAAGTTAACTGCAACGGGTGTTTCAGCTCATGGGAGTTTGTCACCTTATGTAGGAAAAAATGCTATAAGAAAGATGATGGATTTTTTAGATGAAATTCAAAAACTAACGGAAATCCACGGAGAATATGAAGGTGAAGTCAAAGAGGTTATGTCGGAATCCAAAAGGGTAGCAAAAGAATGTCTGAAGGCTCCCCAGGTAGAAAACATTTTGGATCATATAACAGTAAATATCGGAGAAATTCATGGAGGTACAAAGACCAATATGGTCGCAGACCATGCAGAAGCATACGTTGATATCAGGATACCTATAGGAATAAATTCAAAAGACATATTAGATAGGGTTGATAAGATAATAGAAGATTTGGATGGAGGAATCACATACACTTACAGTTGGAGGTCTGAGCCTAACTATGTTTTGATAACTAATCCCTTGGTTAAGTCAGTCGAAGCTAATGCAAAGGATGTATTAGGCATAGACATAACTGCGACGTATCAATGGGCTTCCAGTGATGCCAGGTATTTTAGATACAAGGGCATTCCGACAATACAATACGGACCTGCCAATACAGAGGGTATCCATTCATATAATGAAACAGTGGATATAAAGGATTTAATAAGTTCAGCTAAGGTATATACCGGTATGATATTAGACCTTCTTAAATAATTGATTTTAAAAGAGGTGTTAAAGATGCTCTTATTAAAAAACTGTAATGTTTTCGATTCTTTAGAGGGGCAGTTTTTTTTAAGCGATATTCTTATAGAAGACGGCAAGATAAAAAAGGTTAAAAAAAATATAATTGTGAACAATTTAGATACTAATGTTATTGATGTAAAGGGGAATACAGTATGTCCCGGTTTTATAGACGGGCACAGCCATATAGGCATGTGGACATTAAACGATAAAGGAAATGATGCCAACGAATGTGTAAAACCTTTGACTCCGGCGCTGAGAGCCATAGATGGATTGAATCCTCATGATGAAGCTTTTAGAGATGCTTATTCTTCCGGAATAACAACAGTTATGATATGTCCCGGAAGCGGAAATGTTATAGGAGGACAAGCTGCTATTATCAAAACATACGGCAGCAGTGTTGAAGAGATGACTGTAAAGAGCCCTGCCGCTATGAAAATTGCTTTCGGGGAAAATCCGAAAAATGTCTATTCGGCTCAAAAAAAATCTCCGAGCAGTAGAATGTCTACGGCATTTCTTATAAGAGAAATGCTGAATAGGGCAGAGAGGTATTATGAAGAAGAAAAAAATGGTTCATACCATGAATATGATGAAGAATTAGAAGTTTTTATACCTGTTTTCAATGGAGAAATACCTTTGAAAATACATGCTCATAGATTGGATGACATAATGACGGCTATAAGAATCGCGGAAGAATTCGGGCTTGACTATACATTGGATCACTGTACGGAAGGATATATGGCCGCAGATTATATAAAGGAGAAAAATATTCCGGTTATGTTAGGACCATTGTTTTCCTTTGCTACTAAAGTAGAAACTAAAGATGCTTGTGCGGAAGCACCGGCAATTTTTAACGATAAAGGAATTTTGATATCATTTATATCGGATCATCCCTTTATGAATTGCAAATTTTTACCTTTATATGCAGGACTGTTGTCAAGATACGGCCTTGATATGATAGACGGATTAAAGGCCCTTACGATTAATCCCGCAAAAGCATTGAGGATAGACAATAGGGTTGGAAGTATTGAAGAGGGAAAAGATGCGGATTTGGCAGTATTTAACGGAGAACCCTTGGAAACTATGACAAAGGTAACTTTGACAATTATTAATGGGGACATTGTATATAAAGATTTTGATTGATTGGGGGATTAAAGATGTTACTGCTTAAAAATGGGAAAATTTTCACAATGGCAGATGATAAAGTTATATATGGTGATATATTGATAGATAAAGGTAAAATTGTTAATATAAATAGCTCTATACATGAAGAAGGTGCGGAAATTGTGGACTTAAGAAATCATATTGTTGTACCGGGATTTATTGACGGTCACTGCCATGCTGGTATAACTGAAAGCGGTGTTGGGGCTGTGGGAAACGATATGGATGAAAAGAGTGATACTTTAAATCCTCAATTGCTGGCGGAAGACGGAATAAATATCAGAGATTCCGCTTTTGAAGCGGCAGTCAGGTCCGGTATTACTACGGTTTCCGTTGCTCCGGGAGAATCCAATGTTATAGGGGGCAAATCTTGTGTGATAAAAACCTATGGGAATATATTAAAAGAAAGAATAGTGAAGTCTTCTTCCGCTTTAAATATTTCAATCGGGGATTTTGTAAAAAGACTTGATGACGTTAGAACAGAAATGCCGAGATCAAGAATGGCTATAACGTATATGATAAGAAATTTCTTAATCCGGGCTAAAAAATATTATGAAGAAACTAAAGATAAAGGTGTAGACGGGAACCATTTTTGTGAAAAGTACGAAAGTGTCAAATCCATATTTACGAAGGAGGAAAAGGTAGAAATTTGTGCTCACAAAGCTCAAGATATACAGACTGCTCTGAGGCTGAAAAAGGAATTTGATTTGGATTTGATACTGACTTATTGTACGGAAGGATATTTAATTGAATCCCAGATAGATAAAAATATCCCTTTAATGTTGGGACCTTATTTAACAGATAAATCGAATTTTGAGATGGAAAATAGGAATTCTAAATCTCCGGCTGTTTTTTCCGAAAGGGGTTTTAATACTTGCCTTATCACAAATCATCCGGATGTTCCTTTAGATTTTTTACCCGTTTGCGCAGCTGTAGCGATTAAAGACGGAATGAGTTTTGAAAATGCTCTTAAATCAATAACTATAAACCCCGCAGAGGCACTGGGTGTAGATAATAGAGTGGGAAGTATAGAGGTTGGAAAGGATGCGGATATTGCTGTATTTGACGGGGATCCATTTAAAGCTAAAACCAGAACTTTCATGACTATAGTCAATGGAAAAATTGCTTATAGGAGATGTGGATATGAAAAGAGTAGCAACTATAACTATAGGACAGTCACCCAGAATTGATTTGGTACCGGAAATATCAAAATATATGAGTGGTAATATTGAAATCGTGGAATATGGCATTTTAGATCCATATACCTATGAAGAATCAGAAAAAATGCTAAAACCCGGTAGAGGGGATAATGTTTTAGTCAGCCGGATGAGAGACGGCAGGGAGATAAGGATGAAAGAGGAGCTGGTTCCGGATCTTATTCAGAAATGTATACACAAGATTGAAGGAGAAGGTATTAACACTATATTTTTGTTATGTACAGGAAAATTTCCCGAGTTTGAACATAAAGGGCTTTTTATAGAACCCTTTTCCCTGCTGCATTCGATAGTAAAAAATGTGGTCAGCGATAGAATAGGGGTTATTGTCCCGGACAGTTCTCAAATTAAACAATCAATTAAATACTGGCGGGAAAGCGGAAATGAAGTTTCTGTAAGGGCGGTTTCTCCCTATAAAAATTTTTATGAGGAGATAGAAAAAGAAACATTAGAGCTAAAAAAAGAAAACTTACCTCTGATAGTGTTAGATTGCATGGGTTATTCTTTAGAGATGAAGGAGAAGGTTAAGGCAATAACGGGGAAACCGGTTTTGCTGCCGCGAATCGTTATGGCAAAGCTTTTAGAAGAATTAGCATAAATTAACTGAGGAGGAGATATATATGGGGAAAAAACCTATTACTGCTGATATCATCGACAAGTGTTCGGAGTATTATAGGTCCGATAAAAATAATAAGGTTTATTCGGATGCGGTTATGAGAAACGGACTTGTAGAAGTTAGTCTAAATCATGATTCTATAAAAAATATGCATTTTGACTTTTCAGATGAAATAGAAGTAGGCAGAGTTACAGCCCAGAAAAAGACTGCAAGATGTTGGATGTTTGCAGCTTTGAATACAGTAAGGTATAGTATTTCTCATAGTTTGAAGATGAAAGAAGTGGATTTTCAGCTGTCCCAAAACTATATATATTTCTGGGATAAATTTGAAAAATCCAATTTGTTTTTAGAAAATATTATAGAAACAATTGACAGAGAATTGTCTGACCATGAAGTGGCCGGATTATTAAAAGAACCTCAAAGTGACTGCGGACAATGGGATATGTTTGCCAAGCTTATAGAGAAATACGGAGTAGCTCCGTTATATGCAATGCCGGAAACACAAAGCTGCACGGATTCAAAGATTATCAACGAAATAGTTAATGAAAAGTTGAGACAAGGGGCAAAAGAACTCAGAGATATGCATAGAAGCGGGAAACCATTAAAGGAAATCGAAGATCATAAAGAATATATTCTTATGGATATGTATAATATTATATGCCATTTTCTTGGGGAACCTCCTGACAAATTTGATTTTGAATACCGGGATTTGGACGGAGTATTCCATAGGGATAAGGATATAACTCCACTGGAATTTTACCATAAATATTCTAAAGTTAAACCGATTGATTATATAAGTATTATTAACTTTCCGACAGATGACAAACCTTTTGGAAATACTTATTCATTAAAATATCTTGGAAATGTAGTTGATGATGAGCCGATTAAGTATTTAAATCTTGACATTGAGGTTCTAAGGCAGCTTACCATTGCACAAATTAAAGACGGAGAGCAAGTTGTATTTGGATGTGATGTGGGTAAGATGTCTCATAGAGGATTGGGAATACTCGATATAAATCTATATAACTATGAGGCAGTTTTAAATACTAAGTTCAACATGACAAAAAAGGACAGACTTATGTATAGAGGAACAAGCTTAACTCATGTTATGACATTTACAGGGGTAAATCTTGTTGACGGGAAACCAAACAGATGGAAGATACAAAATAGCTGGGGCGAAGCTGAAGGAAAGAAAGGTTTTTATATAATGAGCGACAGATGGTTTGATGAATATGTGTTTAAAGTTATCATAAACAAGAAACATATAAGTAACGAAATACTTAAACAATATGAAAAAGCTCCTATAATACTGAGTCCTTGGGACCAGGTCGGTCCGTTGTTTTAAAAAATAAAGATACCAGAACAATTTGACTCTGGTATCTTTATTTTAAATTTAAAGAAAATATGTCATGTATTTTCAGGCCTAATTGAAGTACAAGCCGTGTTTCGGAACTGTCGATATCTAATCCTATGATCTTTTCAATCTTTTTAAGCCTTTGGTACAATGTATTTCTGTGGATAAATAATTTATCTGCTGCTTCAGAAAAATTGAAATTATGCTTAATAAGAACTTGAATAGTTTGGAACAATTGAGTATTATTTTCTATGTCATAGGAATATATTTTTCCTATTCCATTGTTATATAGCCTTTCAAGTATAGGTTCACTTGGATATTTATATAAGAAATGATATATTATCAAATCATCATAAGCATAAATGGTTTTCCTGTTTTTAAATATTTTGGCTCCTATTTTTAAACTAAATATTGCATCTTCATAAGCTAAATTCAGTTCCTCCAATGTATCATAAGCTCTGCTTACGCCGATAGAAAATTTGTATTCGGGTATTTGAAATTCCAAAGTGTTTAAAAGGTCATTGTATTTTTGAAGCAGTTTTTCATTTGGAATATCATGCTTCAATCTGATAAATATAATAGATGAATTATTTGTTATGGCATAATCTTCATAGAAATTAGTTTTGACAAAATTTAGAGCTTCATTAATAATATTTCCTGGTATCTTTTCAGATGTCAATGGATCAGAATGGCTTCTTTTCAGCGGTCTTATATTTATTATCCATACAAATCTTTTTAAATTGTATTCTATATTGAAAAACTTTGCTTCCTTCTCAATGGTATTCTTATCGGAGTATAATCCATACAACAACCCTCTTATGAACTCATCTTTGGATTTGTTATAGGCTAATTCTTTTTCATGATAGGTTGTCAGAGATATAATCATAAAAGGTATAGCTTCATTGGAAATTTTAATATTATAATTGTCTCTATCAATTTCCTTAGATTTTTCTACAATACAAAGGTATCCTAATTTTCTGTCATAGGTTTCCAACGGATATATTGTATATGCCTCGCTATTACTATTATATACAATTGGGTTAAGGGTAGATAAGGTATTTGACTTGTTATTTTTAATCAGAGAAATTATAGTATCTGTAGCAATTTTTTTCCCCTCAATTAAGAAGCCGGTATCAGCAAAATCGACTATTTCCCCATGAGACGATAATAACAGCACAAGCCCGTTTAAATAATGTGTAAGCATATTCAGAATATTATTTGCAGAGAAATAGCTGCTGTTTTTTAAATGAATTAGATTATTTTTAAATTGCTCAACTAAGAAACAGTTTACATTTTTGATAAATTTAAAAGGCGAAATTATATCCGCATAAGTAGTATCTGCCGGTATTTTAATAATAGGGAAGTTTGCCTCATAAAGTTTAATCATCTGCTGAAAGTGTTTAATAATCTTATCATTTATATTGCTGTTATATATAAGCCCTAATAGCGCAATATTTTGTTCTTTTAGCGTATTGAAAGTACTGACAAAATTTATTTTTTCCTTGATTATAATATCAAGAGAAATAATAACAAAATCTCCTTTGCTGAATTGAATGTTTTCATGAGGAACATTTATTATTTTAATATTTTTAATACTGTTATTTAAATATTCATTTCCGGAAATAACTTCAAAATTACTGAAGTTTTGGTTAAGATGAAATATTTCCCGAACTTTCATTAAGAATTCACCCTTATCTTTAAATGTTTTTAGTAAATAGTATACTTTATTATATTAATATGTTCAAGTGCATATATAATATTAGGGATAATTCTTTTTAAAAGAACTATCCCCCTTAGACAGTATTTCAAAATAGA is a genomic window of Acidilutibacter cellobiosedens containing:
- a CDS encoding ABC transporter ATP-binding protein, producing MSSPILKVENLKKYFPVKSGKLFGEKAYLKAVNDVTFSIEKGKTLGLIGESGCGKSTVGKAVMGLFKATSGSIKYQDKDISSYSSKEIKKFRRNVQMIFQDPYSSLDPKKRISYAVQEPLYIHNIGTPKERLERAKELLETVGLSYYYMNRYPHEFSGGQRQRINIARALTLNPELLVCDEPTSALDVSIQAQVLNLFKQLQEKFELTYLFISHSLNVVKYLSDNIAVMYLGKMVELGDSNGIYKKPLHPYTQALFSAIPTEDPTAKVDRIILKGEVPSPLKPPSGCQFHNRCPYAKSICKELSPELAEIEKDHKVACHIYEDGWTSM
- a CDS encoding M20 family metallopeptidase, yielding MKKTIRLPAIYMKMDGHQCKGEDNKMTDNILKDRLWKYIDERNEDLIKLCSRLIAIPTENPPGNMEDVTSFICNYLKSKGISYEVLRPKENKPNIVAKYGKEKGTRLLFNGHSDVVPAGDLKKWDFEPFSGEVRDGRILGRGTSDMKGGLACILFAMGLLAEEDVSLNGQLILTIVPDEEISGDMGTKWLVEEGIVDGDYCVVAEPTGYDNCEVGQKGALWLKLTATGVSAHGSLSPYVGKNAIRKMMDFLDEIQKLTEIHGEYEGEVKEVMSESKRVAKECLKAPQVENILDHITVNIGEIHGGTKTNMVADHAEAYVDIRIPIGINSKDILDRVDKIIEDLDGGITYTYSWRSEPNYVLITNPLVKSVEANAKDVLGIDITATYQWASSDARYFRYKGIPTIQYGPANTEGIHSYNETVDIKDLISSAKVYTGMILDLLK
- a CDS encoding amidohydrolase, whose protein sequence is MLLLKNCNVFDSLEGQFFLSDILIEDGKIKKVKKNIIVNNLDTNVIDVKGNTVCPGFIDGHSHIGMWTLNDKGNDANECVKPLTPALRAIDGLNPHDEAFRDAYSSGITTVMICPGSGNVIGGQAAIIKTYGSSVEEMTVKSPAAMKIAFGENPKNVYSAQKKSPSSRMSTAFLIREMLNRAERYYEEEKNGSYHEYDEELEVFIPVFNGEIPLKIHAHRLDDIMTAIRIAEEFGLDYTLDHCTEGYMAADYIKEKNIPVMLGPLFSFATKVETKDACAEAPAIFNDKGILISFISDHPFMNCKFLPLYAGLLSRYGLDMIDGLKALTINPAKALRIDNRVGSIEEGKDADLAVFNGEPLETMTKVTLTIINGDIVYKDFD
- a CDS encoding amidohydrolase family protein yields the protein MLLLKNGKIFTMADDKVIYGDILIDKGKIVNINSSIHEEGAEIVDLRNHIVVPGFIDGHCHAGITESGVGAVGNDMDEKSDTLNPQLLAEDGINIRDSAFEAAVRSGITTVSVAPGESNVIGGKSCVIKTYGNILKERIVKSSSALNISIGDFVKRLDDVRTEMPRSRMAITYMIRNFLIRAKKYYEETKDKGVDGNHFCEKYESVKSIFTKEEKVEICAHKAQDIQTALRLKKEFDLDLILTYCTEGYLIESQIDKNIPLMLGPYLTDKSNFEMENRNSKSPAVFSERGFNTCLITNHPDVPLDFLPVCAAVAIKDGMSFENALKSITINPAEALGVDNRVGSIEVGKDADIAVFDGDPFKAKTRTFMTIVNGKIAYRRCGYEKSSNYNYRTVTQN
- a CDS encoding AroM family protein is translated as MKRVATITIGQSPRIDLVPEISKYMSGNIEIVEYGILDPYTYEESEKMLKPGRGDNVLVSRMRDGREIRMKEELVPDLIQKCIHKIEGEGINTIFLLCTGKFPEFEHKGLFIEPFSLLHSIVKNVVSDRIGVIVPDSSQIKQSIKYWRESGNEVSVRAVSPYKNFYEEIEKETLELKKENLPLIVLDCMGYSLEMKEKVKAITGKPVLLPRIVMAKLLEELA
- a CDS encoding C1 family peptidase — encoded protein: MGKKPITADIIDKCSEYYRSDKNNKVYSDAVMRNGLVEVSLNHDSIKNMHFDFSDEIEVGRVTAQKKTARCWMFAALNTVRYSISHSLKMKEVDFQLSQNYIYFWDKFEKSNLFLENIIETIDRELSDHEVAGLLKEPQSDCGQWDMFAKLIEKYGVAPLYAMPETQSCTDSKIINEIVNEKLRQGAKELRDMHRSGKPLKEIEDHKEYILMDMYNIICHFLGEPPDKFDFEYRDLDGVFHRDKDITPLEFYHKYSKVKPIDYISIINFPTDDKPFGNTYSLKYLGNVVDDEPIKYLNLDIEVLRQLTIAQIKDGEQVVFGCDVGKMSHRGLGILDINLYNYEAVLNTKFNMTKKDRLMYRGTSLTHVMTFTGVNLVDGKPNRWKIQNSWGEAEGKKGFYIMSDRWFDEYVFKVIINKKHISNEILKQYEKAPIILSPWDQVGPLF
- a CDS encoding helix-turn-helix domain-containing protein; amino-acid sequence: MKVREIFHLNQNFSNFEVISGNEYLNNSIKNIKIINVPHENIQFSKGDFVIISLDIIIKEKINFVSTFNTLKEQNIALLGLIYNSNINDKIIKHFQQMIKLYEANFPIIKIPADTTYADIISPFKFIKNVNCFLVEQFKNNLIHLKNSSYFSANNILNMLTHYLNGLVLLLSSHGEIVDFADTGFLIEGKKIATDTIISLIKNNKSNTLSTLNPIVYNSNSEAYTIYPLETYDRKLGYLCIVEKSKEIDRDNYNIKISNEAIPFMIISLTTYHEKELAYNKSKDEFIRGLLYGLYSDKNTIEKEAKFFNIEYNLKRFVWIINIRPLKRSHSDPLTSEKIPGNIINEALNFVKTNFYEDYAITNNSSIIFIRLKHDIPNEKLLQKYNDLLNTLEFQIPEYKFSIGVSRAYDTLEELNLAYEDAIFSLKIGAKIFKNRKTIYAYDDLIIYHFLYKYPSEPILERLYNNGIGKIYSYDIENNTQLFQTIQVLIKHNFNFSEAADKLFIHRNTLYQRLKKIEKIIGLDIDSSETRLVLQLGLKIHDIFSLNLK